One region of Ptiloglossa arizonensis isolate GNS036 chromosome 8, iyPtiAriz1_principal, whole genome shotgun sequence genomic DNA includes:
- the LOC143149986 gene encoding adipose-secreted signaling protein, whose product MGDKEHHVHFSGGSGLGKDNNIMIQPQRHGQIDAHLGFLQLYHRYHIEFSVPWNLCIHGEGKTLIPAIVAGDNNPNCHIIELGQEKDSLRLKVVLLAYKEKILKEEVQIMCCKAGTPLKIQLNARVLGKSKGTPLLRNGIRSIGVERPEEDEVLGTKLRAFLSMPSGQNL is encoded by the exons ATGGGAGATAAAG AGCATCACGTGCACTTTAGCGGAGGAAGCGGTCTCGGGAAAGACAACAATATTATGATACAACCGCAACGACATGGACAGATAGATGCTCATCTTGGATTTTTGCAGCTTTATCACAG ATATCACATAGAATTCTCTGTCCCTTGGAATCTTTGTATACACGGTGAGGGAAAAACACTAATTCCAGCCATAGTCGCTGGAGATAACAATCCTAATTGTCACATTATTGAATTGGGACAAGAAAAGGACAGCTTAAG GTTAAAGGTTGTACTGTTAGCATATAAAGAGAAGATTCTGAAGGAAGAAGTACAGATAATGTGTTGCAAGGCAGGAACCCCATTAAAAATCCAATTAAACGCACGTGTCTTGGGAAAATCCAAGGGCACGCCACTGTTGAGGAACGGTATACGCAGTATCGGCGTGGAGAGACCGGAAGAAGATGAG GTGCTGGGTACGAAACTGAGAGCATTCCTGAGCATGCCAAGTGGACAGAATCTTTGA
- the LOC143149983 gene encoding uncharacterized protein LOC143149983 isoform X1 — protein MQSDDDYLRTSIDVETLLRNRSSFLYGRKPAGSVPIYAAIKNCVDQDSSTDAINPIAAREEKKLQRKGSDVSTYLRDAPPVDDFGTSMILANDLPGKVWKSDAILGAEKIADFKTKKKKWNRSRKLRFHATYWMFYPFSEGKAVCVLDLGFFGTWPIPTVGGMCLGMLKEYGNHVGDWEHMSLYFKDASHPSAMYVSAHDAGAFYRYDLRSGTFVYESQETRKGIFQKPIFPERVFTAGGSHPILFSARGSHGLWTAPGKHKFVRLPRLYDESGFGTAWPTWKKIELLLKEDKGILPTWMTFRGKWGNPKSNCHPLARLGFNICEFVDGPTGIPMKKSSFQC, from the exons ATGCAATCCGACGATGATTATCTTCGCACCAGTATCGACGTAG AGACGTTGCTGAGGAATCGATCATCGTTCTTGTACGGCCGGAAGCCAGCGGGTTCGGTGCCGATTTACGCTGCGATCAAGAATTGCGTCGATCAGGACTCTTCCACGGATGCGATAAACCCGATTGCtgcaagagaagaaaagaaattacagAGAAAGGGGAGCGACGTGTCGACATATTTGCGAGACGCGCCGCCAGTGGATGATTTCGGAACGTCGATGATCCTGGCGAATGATCTTCCGGGGAAAGTTTGGAAGAGCGATGCTATACTTGGCGCGGAG AAAATCGCGGATTTCaagacaaagaaaaaaaaatggaacagGTCCCGAAAGCTGCGCTTTCACGCGACCTATTGGATGTTCTATCCGTTCAGTGAGGGAAAAGCGGTCTGTGTTCTGGATCTCGGTTTTTTCGGTACCTGGCCGATACCAACCGTAGGCGGAATGTGCCTTGGAATGCTGAAGGAGTATGGCAATCACGTGGGCGATTGGGAACACATGAGTCTTTATTTCAAG GATGCCAGTCATCCATCAGCGATGTACGTGTCTGCTCACGACGCTGGGGCGTTCTATCGATACGATCTACGAAGCGGTACCTTCGTCTACGAAAGTCAAGAGACACGTAAAGGGATCTTTCAAAAACCGATATTCCCAGAAAGGGTTTTTACAGCCGGTGGCTCTCATCCGATACTGTTCAGCGCACGTGGATCGCATGGACTCTGGACAGCGCCAGGAAAACACAAATTTGTTAGGTTACCccgtctttacgacgagagtGGATTTGGCACTGCTTGGCCCACATGGAAAAAAATTGAGTTGCTCCTGAAGGAGGATAAAGGCATCCTACCGACCTGGATGACTTTCAGGGGAAAGTGGGGCAACCCTAAGAGTAACTGCCATCCTTTGGCTAGGCTTGGCTTCAATATTTGCGAATTTGTCGACGGACCAACCGGCATTCCCATGAAAAAGTCAAGTTTTCAATGCTGA
- the LOC143149983 gene encoding uncharacterized protein LOC143149983 isoform X2 gives MQCLLMILCIVRMIADSSETIEEEWVKGLVRDWAPLVWLAPGELFLPLGVPEFLDNMQSDDDYLRTSIDVETLLRNRSSFLYGRKPAGSVPIYAAIKNCVDQDSSTDAINPIAAREEKKLQRKGSDVSTYLRDAPPVDDFGTSMILANDLPGKVWKSDAILGAEKIADFKTKKKKWNRSRKLRFHATYWMFYPFSEGKAVCVLDLGFFGTWPIPTVGGMCLGMLKEYGNHVGDWEHMSLYFKDASHPSAMYVSAHDAGAFYRYDLRSGTFVYESQETRKGIFQKPIFPERVFTAGGSHPILFSARGSHGLWTAPGKHKFVRLPRLYDESGFGTAWPTWKKIELLLKEDKGILPTWMTFRGKWGNPKSNCHPLARLGFNICEFVDGPTGIPMKKSSFQC, from the exons ATGCAGTGTTTGCTGATGATTCTGTGTATCGTTCGTATGATCGCGGATTCTTCGGAAACTATCGAAGAAGAATGGG TAAAAGGATTAGTACGGGACTGGGCGCCATTGGTATGGCTTGCACCTGGCGAACTGTTTCTGCCCCTCGGGGTACCCGAGTTCCTTGACAACATGCAATCCGACGATGATTATCTTCGCACCAGTATCGACGTAG AGACGTTGCTGAGGAATCGATCATCGTTCTTGTACGGCCGGAAGCCAGCGGGTTCGGTGCCGATTTACGCTGCGATCAAGAATTGCGTCGATCAGGACTCTTCCACGGATGCGATAAACCCGATTGCtgcaagagaagaaaagaaattacagAGAAAGGGGAGCGACGTGTCGACATATTTGCGAGACGCGCCGCCAGTGGATGATTTCGGAACGTCGATGATCCTGGCGAATGATCTTCCGGGGAAAGTTTGGAAGAGCGATGCTATACTTGGCGCGGAG AAAATCGCGGATTTCaagacaaagaaaaaaaaatggaacagGTCCCGAAAGCTGCGCTTTCACGCGACCTATTGGATGTTCTATCCGTTCAGTGAGGGAAAAGCGGTCTGTGTTCTGGATCTCGGTTTTTTCGGTACCTGGCCGATACCAACCGTAGGCGGAATGTGCCTTGGAATGCTGAAGGAGTATGGCAATCACGTGGGCGATTGGGAACACATGAGTCTTTATTTCAAG GATGCCAGTCATCCATCAGCGATGTACGTGTCTGCTCACGACGCTGGGGCGTTCTATCGATACGATCTACGAAGCGGTACCTTCGTCTACGAAAGTCAAGAGACACGTAAAGGGATCTTTCAAAAACCGATATTCCCAGAAAGGGTTTTTACAGCCGGTGGCTCTCATCCGATACTGTTCAGCGCACGTGGATCGCATGGACTCTGGACAGCGCCAGGAAAACACAAATTTGTTAGGTTACCccgtctttacgacgagagtGGATTTGGCACTGCTTGGCCCACATGGAAAAAAATTGAGTTGCTCCTGAAGGAGGATAAAGGCATCCTACCGACCTGGATGACTTTCAGGGGAAAGTGGGGCAACCCTAAGAGTAACTGCCATCCTTTGGCTAGGCTTGGCTTCAATATTTGCGAATTTGTCGACGGACCAACCGGCATTCCCATGAAAAAGTCAAGTTTTCAATGCTGA